The Ziziphus jujuba cultivar Dongzao chromosome 7, ASM3175591v1 genome includes a region encoding these proteins:
- the LOC107425175 gene encoding BTB/POZ domain-containing protein DOT3 isoform X4 codes for MTEARVSVSMEKSQTRPESPSGTDRFHSSHDQVVHPQSIVTLIPTKFIAVADGFERKEHSWYKFISSQIPTDFTIQIQEVSFSVHKYPFVSKCGYLSRLELQPSKSDFSSDIKLENFPGGSETFEIILKFCYGLPIDLNPQNVAPLRCASEYLEMTEELEDGNLISKTEAFLTFVVFSSWKDTITVLRACETLSPWAENLQIVRRCCDSIAWKASRDTITEDSVNEEGWWSDEVTTLRIDHFMRIITTLRAKGTRPEIIGKCIMHYAERWLPGMDVEMEGLRGYGHVKKDLQFSILSKRKEDVGIGHSKEQKAIIESLVSLLPPQHEAVSCKFLLKMLRAAMMCSASPALISELEKRAGMMLEHANVNDLLFPRYKIADQGKLSNSPEECTMHDIDVLQRIVEYFLMHEQQQQHKTGKSNVSKLLDNCLAEVAQDPNLSVTKFQVLAELLPENARICDDGLYRAIDIYLKTHPSLPEHERRRLCKTMNCEKLSLDACTHAAQNDRLPLRTIVQHSQVLFSEQVKMRAAMQEKEAAPSGNNSEQEGNHSSTDMEIKTLKAELESVKMKMIELQNDYVELLQDYEKLSNKNKHTSGWSIGWRRIKKSFHTKPDKDETGGEEQQRSNPSRIHFRQRQSIS; via the exons ATGACTGAAGCCAGAGTATCCGTTTCCATGGAAAAGTCTCAAACTCGGCCTGAAAGCCCTTCCGGAACAGATCGTTTCCATAGCAGCCATGATCAAGTTGTTCACCCTCAGAGTATTGTCACACTCATACCCACCAAGTTTATCGCCGTAGCTGATGGCTTTGAAAGGAAAGAGCACTCCTGGTACAA GTTTATCTCTTCTCAAATCCCAACAGACTTTACAATTCAAATTCAGGAAGTCAGTTTCAGTGTTCATAAG TATCCATTTGTATCAAAATGTGGCTATTTGAGTCGATTGGAACTACAGCCCTCAAAATCAGATTTCAGCTCTGACATCAAGCTCGAAAATTTCCCAGGTGGATCAGAAACCTTTGAAATCATACTAAAATTCTGTTATGGTCTCCCAATAGACTTAAACCCCCAGAATGTAGCTCCACTAAGATGTGCATCAGAATATCTGGAAATGaccgaagaacttgaagatggcAATCTTATTTCCAAGACTGAAGCCTTTCTCACGTTTGTTGTCTTCTCTTCATGGAAAGACACCATTACTGTACTCAGAGCTTGTGAAACTCTGTCTCCTTGGGCTGAGAATCTCCAAATTGTCAGAAGATGCTGCGACTCTATTGCTTGGAAGGCTTCCAGAGATACCATAACTGAAGATTCAGTCAATGAAGAAGGCTGGTGGTCTGATGAAGTGACTACTCTTCGTATTGATCATTTTATGAGGATTATAACAACACTAAGGGCGAAAGGTACAAGACCAGAAATCATAGGTAAATGCATCATGCACTATGCGGAGAGATGGTTGCCAGGCATGGATGTGGAGATGGAAGGACTAAGAGGGTATGGACATGTGAAGAAAGATTTGCAGTTCAGTATTCTAAGCAAAAGGAAAGAAGATGTAGGTATTGGACATAGCAAGGAGCAAAAAGCAATCATTGAAAGCCTAGTTAGTCTGCTTCCACCTCAACATGAAGCTGTTTCTTGTAAGTTCTTGCTGAAGATGCTACGGGCAGCCATGATGTGTTCTGCATCACCGGCTTTAATTTCAGAGCTCGAAAAAAGAGCAGGGATGATGTTGGAGCATGCTAACGTGAATGATCTTCTGTTTCCAAGATACAAAATTGCAGACCAAGGAAAACTTTCGAA CTCCCCTGAAGAATGCACAATGCATGACATAGATGTGCTGCAAAGGATTGTAGAATACTTTTTGATGCATGAACAGCAACAGCAACATAAAACAGGAAAAAGCAATGTCAGCAAGCTCTTAGACAACTGCTTGGCAGAGGTTGCACAAGACCCAAATCTTTCAGTCACCAAGTTTCAAGTTTTAGCCGAATTATTGCCAGAAAATGCTAGAATATGTGATGACGGTCTTTACAGAGCCATTGACATCTACCTCAAG ACTCATCCTTCACTACCCGAGCATGAACGGAGAAGGCTATGCAAAACAATGAACTGTGAGAAACTATCACTTGATGCATGCACCCATGCTGCACAAAATGATCGTTTGCCACTCAGAACTATTGTCCAG CATTCGCAGGTCCTGTTTTCAGAACAAGTAAAGATGAGGGCAGCAATGCAAGAGAAGGAGGCAGCACCAAGTGGAAATAACTCTGAACAAGAGGGAAACCATTCATCTACAGACATGGAAATCAAGACTCTCAAAGCAGAACTCGAAAGTGTAAAGATGAAGATGATTGAACTACAAAACGACTACGTTGAGCTGCTACAAGACTATGAAAAACTAAGTAACAAGAATAAACACACATCAGGTTGGAGTATTGGTTGGAGAAGGATCAAGAAATCTTTTCATACAAAACCTGACAAAGATGAAACTGGTGGTGAAGAACAACAAAGAAGTAATCCCTCCAGAATCCACTTCAGACAAAGGCAATCCATATCCTAA
- the LOC107425175 gene encoding BTB/POZ domain-containing protein DOT3 isoform X5 has translation MTEARVSVSMEKSQTRPESPSGTDRFHSSHDQVVHPQSIVTLIPTKFIAVADGFERKEHSWFISSQIPTDFTIQIQEVSFSVHKYPFVSKCGYLSRLELQPSKSDFSSDIKLENFPGGSETFEIILKFCYGLPIDLNPQNVAPLRCASEYLEMTEELEDGNLISKTEAFLTFVVFSSWKDTITVLRACETLSPWAENLQIVRRCCDSIAWKASRDTITEDSVNEEGWWSDEVTTLRIDHFMRIITTLRAKGTRPEIIGKCIMHYAERWLPGMDVEMEGLRGYGHVKKDLQFSILSKRKEDVGIGHSKEQKAIIESLVSLLPPQHEAVSCKFLLKMLRAAMMCSASPALISELEKRAGMMLEHANVNDLLFPRYKIADQGKLSNSPEECTMHDIDVLQRIVEYFLMHEQQQQHKTGKSNVSKLLDNCLAEVAQDPNLSVTKFQVLAELLPENARICDDGLYRAIDIYLKTHPSLPEHERRRLCKTMNCEKLSLDACTHAAQNDRLPLRTIVQHSQVLFSEQVKMRAAMQEKEAAPSGNNSEQEGNHSSTDMEIKTLKAELESVKMKMIELQNDYVELLQDYEKLSNKNKHTSGWSIGWRRIKKSFHTKPDKDETGGEEQQRSNPSRIHFRQRQSIS, from the exons ATGACTGAAGCCAGAGTATCCGTTTCCATGGAAAAGTCTCAAACTCGGCCTGAAAGCCCTTCCGGAACAGATCGTTTCCATAGCAGCCATGATCAAGTTGTTCACCCTCAGAGTATTGTCACACTCATACCCACCAAGTTTATCGCCGTAGCTGATGGCTTTGAAAGGAAAGAGCACTCCTG GTTTATCTCTTCTCAAATCCCAACAGACTTTACAATTCAAATTCAGGAAGTCAGTTTCAGTGTTCATAAG TATCCATTTGTATCAAAATGTGGCTATTTGAGTCGATTGGAACTACAGCCCTCAAAATCAGATTTCAGCTCTGACATCAAGCTCGAAAATTTCCCAGGTGGATCAGAAACCTTTGAAATCATACTAAAATTCTGTTATGGTCTCCCAATAGACTTAAACCCCCAGAATGTAGCTCCACTAAGATGTGCATCAGAATATCTGGAAATGaccgaagaacttgaagatggcAATCTTATTTCCAAGACTGAAGCCTTTCTCACGTTTGTTGTCTTCTCTTCATGGAAAGACACCATTACTGTACTCAGAGCTTGTGAAACTCTGTCTCCTTGGGCTGAGAATCTCCAAATTGTCAGAAGATGCTGCGACTCTATTGCTTGGAAGGCTTCCAGAGATACCATAACTGAAGATTCAGTCAATGAAGAAGGCTGGTGGTCTGATGAAGTGACTACTCTTCGTATTGATCATTTTATGAGGATTATAACAACACTAAGGGCGAAAGGTACAAGACCAGAAATCATAGGTAAATGCATCATGCACTATGCGGAGAGATGGTTGCCAGGCATGGATGTGGAGATGGAAGGACTAAGAGGGTATGGACATGTGAAGAAAGATTTGCAGTTCAGTATTCTAAGCAAAAGGAAAGAAGATGTAGGTATTGGACATAGCAAGGAGCAAAAAGCAATCATTGAAAGCCTAGTTAGTCTGCTTCCACCTCAACATGAAGCTGTTTCTTGTAAGTTCTTGCTGAAGATGCTACGGGCAGCCATGATGTGTTCTGCATCACCGGCTTTAATTTCAGAGCTCGAAAAAAGAGCAGGGATGATGTTGGAGCATGCTAACGTGAATGATCTTCTGTTTCCAAGATACAAAATTGCAGACCAAGGAAAACTTTCGAA CTCCCCTGAAGAATGCACAATGCATGACATAGATGTGCTGCAAAGGATTGTAGAATACTTTTTGATGCATGAACAGCAACAGCAACATAAAACAGGAAAAAGCAATGTCAGCAAGCTCTTAGACAACTGCTTGGCAGAGGTTGCACAAGACCCAAATCTTTCAGTCACCAAGTTTCAAGTTTTAGCCGAATTATTGCCAGAAAATGCTAGAATATGTGATGACGGTCTTTACAGAGCCATTGACATCTACCTCAAG ACTCATCCTTCACTACCCGAGCATGAACGGAGAAGGCTATGCAAAACAATGAACTGTGAGAAACTATCACTTGATGCATGCACCCATGCTGCACAAAATGATCGTTTGCCACTCAGAACTATTGTCCAG CATTCGCAGGTCCTGTTTTCAGAACAAGTAAAGATGAGGGCAGCAATGCAAGAGAAGGAGGCAGCACCAAGTGGAAATAACTCTGAACAAGAGGGAAACCATTCATCTACAGACATGGAAATCAAGACTCTCAAAGCAGAACTCGAAAGTGTAAAGATGAAGATGATTGAACTACAAAACGACTACGTTGAGCTGCTACAAGACTATGAAAAACTAAGTAACAAGAATAAACACACATCAGGTTGGAGTATTGGTTGGAGAAGGATCAAGAAATCTTTTCATACAAAACCTGACAAAGATGAAACTGGTGGTGAAGAACAACAAAGAAGTAATCCCTCCAGAATCCACTTCAGACAAAGGCAATCCATATCCTAA
- the LOC107425175 gene encoding BTB/POZ domain-containing protein DOT3 isoform X1, with protein sequence MTEARVSVSMEKSQTRPESPSGTDRFHSSHDQVVHPQSIVTLIPTKFIAVADGFERKEHSWYKFISSQIPTDFTIQIQEVSFSVHKYPFVSKCGYLSRLELQPSKSDFSSDIKLENFPGGSETFEIILKFCYGLPIDLNPQNVAPLRCASEYLEMTEELEDGNLISKTEAFLTFVVFSSWKDTITVLRACETLSPWAENLQIVRRCCDSIAWKASRDTITEDSVNEEGWWSDEVTTLRIDHFMRIITTLRAKGTRPEIIGKCIMHYAERWLPGMDVEMEGLRGYGHVKKDLQFSILSKRKEDVGIGHSKEQKAIIESLVSLLPPQHEAVSCKFLLKMLRAAMMCSASPALISELEKRAGMMLEHANVNDLLFPRYKIADQGKLSNNDWISSPEECTMHDIDVLQRIVEYFLMHEQQQQHKTGKSNVSKLLDNCLAEVAQDPNLSVTKFQVLAELLPENARICDDGLYRAIDIYLKTHPSLPEHERRRLCKTMNCEKLSLDACTHAAQNDRLPLRTIVQHSQVLFSEQVKMRAAMQEKEAAPSGNNSEQEGNHSSTDMEIKTLKAELESVKMKMIELQNDYVELLQDYEKLSNKNKHTSGWSIGWRRIKKSFHTKPDKDETGGEEQQRSNPSRIHFRQRQSIS encoded by the exons ATGACTGAAGCCAGAGTATCCGTTTCCATGGAAAAGTCTCAAACTCGGCCTGAAAGCCCTTCCGGAACAGATCGTTTCCATAGCAGCCATGATCAAGTTGTTCACCCTCAGAGTATTGTCACACTCATACCCACCAAGTTTATCGCCGTAGCTGATGGCTTTGAAAGGAAAGAGCACTCCTGGTACAA GTTTATCTCTTCTCAAATCCCAACAGACTTTACAATTCAAATTCAGGAAGTCAGTTTCAGTGTTCATAAG TATCCATTTGTATCAAAATGTGGCTATTTGAGTCGATTGGAACTACAGCCCTCAAAATCAGATTTCAGCTCTGACATCAAGCTCGAAAATTTCCCAGGTGGATCAGAAACCTTTGAAATCATACTAAAATTCTGTTATGGTCTCCCAATAGACTTAAACCCCCAGAATGTAGCTCCACTAAGATGTGCATCAGAATATCTGGAAATGaccgaagaacttgaagatggcAATCTTATTTCCAAGACTGAAGCCTTTCTCACGTTTGTTGTCTTCTCTTCATGGAAAGACACCATTACTGTACTCAGAGCTTGTGAAACTCTGTCTCCTTGGGCTGAGAATCTCCAAATTGTCAGAAGATGCTGCGACTCTATTGCTTGGAAGGCTTCCAGAGATACCATAACTGAAGATTCAGTCAATGAAGAAGGCTGGTGGTCTGATGAAGTGACTACTCTTCGTATTGATCATTTTATGAGGATTATAACAACACTAAGGGCGAAAGGTACAAGACCAGAAATCATAGGTAAATGCATCATGCACTATGCGGAGAGATGGTTGCCAGGCATGGATGTGGAGATGGAAGGACTAAGAGGGTATGGACATGTGAAGAAAGATTTGCAGTTCAGTATTCTAAGCAAAAGGAAAGAAGATGTAGGTATTGGACATAGCAAGGAGCAAAAAGCAATCATTGAAAGCCTAGTTAGTCTGCTTCCACCTCAACATGAAGCTGTTTCTTGTAAGTTCTTGCTGAAGATGCTACGGGCAGCCATGATGTGTTCTGCATCACCGGCTTTAATTTCAGAGCTCGAAAAAAGAGCAGGGATGATGTTGGAGCATGCTAACGTGAATGATCTTCTGTTTCCAAGATACAAAATTGCAGACCAAGGAAAACTTTCGAA CAATGACTGGATCAGCTCCCCTGAAGAATGCACAATGCATGACATAGATGTGCTGCAAAGGATTGTAGAATACTTTTTGATGCATGAACAGCAACAGCAACATAAAACAGGAAAAAGCAATGTCAGCAAGCTCTTAGACAACTGCTTGGCAGAGGTTGCACAAGACCCAAATCTTTCAGTCACCAAGTTTCAAGTTTTAGCCGAATTATTGCCAGAAAATGCTAGAATATGTGATGACGGTCTTTACAGAGCCATTGACATCTACCTCAAG ACTCATCCTTCACTACCCGAGCATGAACGGAGAAGGCTATGCAAAACAATGAACTGTGAGAAACTATCACTTGATGCATGCACCCATGCTGCACAAAATGATCGTTTGCCACTCAGAACTATTGTCCAG CATTCGCAGGTCCTGTTTTCAGAACAAGTAAAGATGAGGGCAGCAATGCAAGAGAAGGAGGCAGCACCAAGTGGAAATAACTCTGAACAAGAGGGAAACCATTCATCTACAGACATGGAAATCAAGACTCTCAAAGCAGAACTCGAAAGTGTAAAGATGAAGATGATTGAACTACAAAACGACTACGTTGAGCTGCTACAAGACTATGAAAAACTAAGTAACAAGAATAAACACACATCAGGTTGGAGTATTGGTTGGAGAAGGATCAAGAAATCTTTTCATACAAAACCTGACAAAGATGAAACTGGTGGTGAAGAACAACAAAGAAGTAATCCCTCCAGAATCCACTTCAGACAAAGGCAATCCATATCCTAA
- the LOC107425175 gene encoding BTB/POZ domain-containing protein DOT3 isoform X2, whose protein sequence is MTEARVSVSMEKSQTRPESPSGTDRFHSSHDQVVHPQSIVTLIPTKFIAVADGFERKEHSWFISSQIPTDFTIQIQEVSFSVHKYPFVSKCGYLSRLELQPSKSDFSSDIKLENFPGGSETFEIILKFCYGLPIDLNPQNVAPLRCASEYLEMTEELEDGNLISKTEAFLTFVVFSSWKDTITVLRACETLSPWAENLQIVRRCCDSIAWKASRDTITEDSVNEEGWWSDEVTTLRIDHFMRIITTLRAKGTRPEIIGKCIMHYAERWLPGMDVEMEGLRGYGHVKKDLQFSILSKRKEDVGIGHSKEQKAIIESLVSLLPPQHEAVSCKFLLKMLRAAMMCSASPALISELEKRAGMMLEHANVNDLLFPRYKIADQGKLSNNDWISSPEECTMHDIDVLQRIVEYFLMHEQQQQHKTGKSNVSKLLDNCLAEVAQDPNLSVTKFQVLAELLPENARICDDGLYRAIDIYLKTHPSLPEHERRRLCKTMNCEKLSLDACTHAAQNDRLPLRTIVQHSQVLFSEQVKMRAAMQEKEAAPSGNNSEQEGNHSSTDMEIKTLKAELESVKMKMIELQNDYVELLQDYEKLSNKNKHTSGWSIGWRRIKKSFHTKPDKDETGGEEQQRSNPSRIHFRQRQSIS, encoded by the exons ATGACTGAAGCCAGAGTATCCGTTTCCATGGAAAAGTCTCAAACTCGGCCTGAAAGCCCTTCCGGAACAGATCGTTTCCATAGCAGCCATGATCAAGTTGTTCACCCTCAGAGTATTGTCACACTCATACCCACCAAGTTTATCGCCGTAGCTGATGGCTTTGAAAGGAAAGAGCACTCCTG GTTTATCTCTTCTCAAATCCCAACAGACTTTACAATTCAAATTCAGGAAGTCAGTTTCAGTGTTCATAAG TATCCATTTGTATCAAAATGTGGCTATTTGAGTCGATTGGAACTACAGCCCTCAAAATCAGATTTCAGCTCTGACATCAAGCTCGAAAATTTCCCAGGTGGATCAGAAACCTTTGAAATCATACTAAAATTCTGTTATGGTCTCCCAATAGACTTAAACCCCCAGAATGTAGCTCCACTAAGATGTGCATCAGAATATCTGGAAATGaccgaagaacttgaagatggcAATCTTATTTCCAAGACTGAAGCCTTTCTCACGTTTGTTGTCTTCTCTTCATGGAAAGACACCATTACTGTACTCAGAGCTTGTGAAACTCTGTCTCCTTGGGCTGAGAATCTCCAAATTGTCAGAAGATGCTGCGACTCTATTGCTTGGAAGGCTTCCAGAGATACCATAACTGAAGATTCAGTCAATGAAGAAGGCTGGTGGTCTGATGAAGTGACTACTCTTCGTATTGATCATTTTATGAGGATTATAACAACACTAAGGGCGAAAGGTACAAGACCAGAAATCATAGGTAAATGCATCATGCACTATGCGGAGAGATGGTTGCCAGGCATGGATGTGGAGATGGAAGGACTAAGAGGGTATGGACATGTGAAGAAAGATTTGCAGTTCAGTATTCTAAGCAAAAGGAAAGAAGATGTAGGTATTGGACATAGCAAGGAGCAAAAAGCAATCATTGAAAGCCTAGTTAGTCTGCTTCCACCTCAACATGAAGCTGTTTCTTGTAAGTTCTTGCTGAAGATGCTACGGGCAGCCATGATGTGTTCTGCATCACCGGCTTTAATTTCAGAGCTCGAAAAAAGAGCAGGGATGATGTTGGAGCATGCTAACGTGAATGATCTTCTGTTTCCAAGATACAAAATTGCAGACCAAGGAAAACTTTCGAA CAATGACTGGATCAGCTCCCCTGAAGAATGCACAATGCATGACATAGATGTGCTGCAAAGGATTGTAGAATACTTTTTGATGCATGAACAGCAACAGCAACATAAAACAGGAAAAAGCAATGTCAGCAAGCTCTTAGACAACTGCTTGGCAGAGGTTGCACAAGACCCAAATCTTTCAGTCACCAAGTTTCAAGTTTTAGCCGAATTATTGCCAGAAAATGCTAGAATATGTGATGACGGTCTTTACAGAGCCATTGACATCTACCTCAAG ACTCATCCTTCACTACCCGAGCATGAACGGAGAAGGCTATGCAAAACAATGAACTGTGAGAAACTATCACTTGATGCATGCACCCATGCTGCACAAAATGATCGTTTGCCACTCAGAACTATTGTCCAG CATTCGCAGGTCCTGTTTTCAGAACAAGTAAAGATGAGGGCAGCAATGCAAGAGAAGGAGGCAGCACCAAGTGGAAATAACTCTGAACAAGAGGGAAACCATTCATCTACAGACATGGAAATCAAGACTCTCAAAGCAGAACTCGAAAGTGTAAAGATGAAGATGATTGAACTACAAAACGACTACGTTGAGCTGCTACAAGACTATGAAAAACTAAGTAACAAGAATAAACACACATCAGGTTGGAGTATTGGTTGGAGAAGGATCAAGAAATCTTTTCATACAAAACCTGACAAAGATGAAACTGGTGGTGAAGAACAACAAAGAAGTAATCCCTCCAGAATCCACTTCAGACAAAGGCAATCCATATCCTAA
- the LOC107425175 gene encoding BTB/POZ domain-containing protein DOT3 isoform X3 — MTEARVSVSMEKSQTRPESPSGTDRFHSSHDQVVHPQSIVTLIPTKFIAVADGFERKEHSWYKFISSQIPTDFTIQIQEVSFSVHKYPFVSKCGYLSRLELQPSKSDFSSDIKLENFPGGSETFEIILKFCYGLPIDLNPQNVAPLRCASEYLEMTEELEDGNLISKTEAFLTFVVFSSWKDTITVLRACETLSPWAENLQIVRRCCDSIAWKASRDTITEDSVNEEGWWSDEVTTLRIDHFMRIITTLRAKGTRPEIIGKCIMHYAERWLPGMDVEMEGLRGYGHVKKDLQFSILSKRKEDVGIGHSKEQKAIIESLVSLLPPQHEAVSCKFLLKMLRAAMMCSASPALISELEKRAGMMLEHANVNDLLFPRYKIADQGKLSNNDWISSPEECTMHDIDVLQRIVEYFLMHEQQQQHKTGKSNVSKLLDNCLAEVAQDPNLSVTKFQVLAELLPENARICDDGLYRAIDIYLKTHPSLPEHERRRLCKTMNCEKLSLDACTHAAQNDRLPLRTIVQVLFSEQVKMRAAMQEKEAAPSGNNSEQEGNHSSTDMEIKTLKAELESVKMKMIELQNDYVELLQDYEKLSNKNKHTSGWSIGWRRIKKSFHTKPDKDETGGEEQQRSNPSRIHFRQRQSIS; from the exons ATGACTGAAGCCAGAGTATCCGTTTCCATGGAAAAGTCTCAAACTCGGCCTGAAAGCCCTTCCGGAACAGATCGTTTCCATAGCAGCCATGATCAAGTTGTTCACCCTCAGAGTATTGTCACACTCATACCCACCAAGTTTATCGCCGTAGCTGATGGCTTTGAAAGGAAAGAGCACTCCTGGTACAA GTTTATCTCTTCTCAAATCCCAACAGACTTTACAATTCAAATTCAGGAAGTCAGTTTCAGTGTTCATAAG TATCCATTTGTATCAAAATGTGGCTATTTGAGTCGATTGGAACTACAGCCCTCAAAATCAGATTTCAGCTCTGACATCAAGCTCGAAAATTTCCCAGGTGGATCAGAAACCTTTGAAATCATACTAAAATTCTGTTATGGTCTCCCAATAGACTTAAACCCCCAGAATGTAGCTCCACTAAGATGTGCATCAGAATATCTGGAAATGaccgaagaacttgaagatggcAATCTTATTTCCAAGACTGAAGCCTTTCTCACGTTTGTTGTCTTCTCTTCATGGAAAGACACCATTACTGTACTCAGAGCTTGTGAAACTCTGTCTCCTTGGGCTGAGAATCTCCAAATTGTCAGAAGATGCTGCGACTCTATTGCTTGGAAGGCTTCCAGAGATACCATAACTGAAGATTCAGTCAATGAAGAAGGCTGGTGGTCTGATGAAGTGACTACTCTTCGTATTGATCATTTTATGAGGATTATAACAACACTAAGGGCGAAAGGTACAAGACCAGAAATCATAGGTAAATGCATCATGCACTATGCGGAGAGATGGTTGCCAGGCATGGATGTGGAGATGGAAGGACTAAGAGGGTATGGACATGTGAAGAAAGATTTGCAGTTCAGTATTCTAAGCAAAAGGAAAGAAGATGTAGGTATTGGACATAGCAAGGAGCAAAAAGCAATCATTGAAAGCCTAGTTAGTCTGCTTCCACCTCAACATGAAGCTGTTTCTTGTAAGTTCTTGCTGAAGATGCTACGGGCAGCCATGATGTGTTCTGCATCACCGGCTTTAATTTCAGAGCTCGAAAAAAGAGCAGGGATGATGTTGGAGCATGCTAACGTGAATGATCTTCTGTTTCCAAGATACAAAATTGCAGACCAAGGAAAACTTTCGAA CAATGACTGGATCAGCTCCCCTGAAGAATGCACAATGCATGACATAGATGTGCTGCAAAGGATTGTAGAATACTTTTTGATGCATGAACAGCAACAGCAACATAAAACAGGAAAAAGCAATGTCAGCAAGCTCTTAGACAACTGCTTGGCAGAGGTTGCACAAGACCCAAATCTTTCAGTCACCAAGTTTCAAGTTTTAGCCGAATTATTGCCAGAAAATGCTAGAATATGTGATGACGGTCTTTACAGAGCCATTGACATCTACCTCAAG ACTCATCCTTCACTACCCGAGCATGAACGGAGAAGGCTATGCAAAACAATGAACTGTGAGAAACTATCACTTGATGCATGCACCCATGCTGCACAAAATGATCGTTTGCCACTCAGAACTATTGTCCAG GTCCTGTTTTCAGAACAAGTAAAGATGAGGGCAGCAATGCAAGAGAAGGAGGCAGCACCAAGTGGAAATAACTCTGAACAAGAGGGAAACCATTCATCTACAGACATGGAAATCAAGACTCTCAAAGCAGAACTCGAAAGTGTAAAGATGAAGATGATTGAACTACAAAACGACTACGTTGAGCTGCTACAAGACTATGAAAAACTAAGTAACAAGAATAAACACACATCAGGTTGGAGTATTGGTTGGAGAAGGATCAAGAAATCTTTTCATACAAAACCTGACAAAGATGAAACTGGTGGTGAAGAACAACAAAGAAGTAATCCCTCCAGAATCCACTTCAGACAAAGGCAATCCATATCCTAA